GACTACGCCCGGCTGCTCAAGGAGCGGGTCCCCGGAGTGCTCGACGGGCGCTACGGCCTGGTCACCGAGTTCGGCCGCTCCCTGCTCGCCAAGCACGGCACGGTCCTCGCCCGCGTCGAGTACGCCAAGACCGCCGGATCCCGCCCCATCGCGGTCACCCACGCCGGCGTCCAGGTCGCCACCCGTACCGTCTACGACCCGGCCTCCTGGCCGCTGCGCATCGCCGCGTACGACCCCAAGGGCAGCCCCAAGGCCGGGCCCGCCGTGCCGCAGGACATCGCCGGACCCGCCTGCTTCGCGGGCGACCTGCTCGCCGAGAACCGGCCGCTGCCGCTGCTGGAGCAGGGCGATGTGATCGCGGCGCTGGACACCGGCGCGTACTGCTTCTCGAACCACTACGGCTACAACAGCCTGCCCCGGCCCGGCATTTACGGCTTCGTCACCGGCGCGGAGACGGCAGACGGGACGGCGGTGCGGTTCGCGACCGTGCGGAGCCCGCAGAGCCTGGCCGAGATCGTCGCCGAGTCGGGCGGCGCCCACCCGGACACCCTGCTCACCCCCTGATACGCGGGGTCCATGTCGGGGGGCGCGCTGAAACAGCAGGCCGCCTGAACGCGGGCAGGCCGGACCGCCTGGTCGCGACGCGTCAGGAGCAGGCGGTGGTGTGCGGACCCTACCGGGACGGGGGCATGTACCAATGGATAATGCCCCAACTCCCCTCAACAGAAGCCACGTTGCGTAATCTCCCCGTCACTGCCGCACTTCAGTGCGCGGCACGCCGAGGTGGGGAGGGGAGTCCGCGTGCCCGGAATCGACGAGTGTCTGCTTCAGGTCATGCTGGTGCCGGGCGCGCGTGGAGCAGCCATCGTGGACTGGATCAGCGGCCTCGCGCTCGGCACGGTCGGTGAGTCGGCGCACAGCGGCCACGAGGCCGCCGCCGCGGAGACAGCCGAACTGGCCAGGGTGGCCACGGAGTACGCAACCTTCGCGACGTACGCGCCCGAGGACCCCACGCCCGTCGAGGACCTCATCGTCACCACCCGTACCGGCTATCACCTGGTGCGTTTCGTGGACACCGCCTTCGACGGCAGCGTGCTCCTGCATCTGTGGCTCGACCGGGACCTGGGCAATCTCGCACTGGCCCGGCTGCGTCTTCGCCATCTCTCCGAAGGGCTGGTGCTCGGATGAGAGCCGCCGTTTCCCCGATGCTCGTCAGACTCGCGGAAGAACGTGCCACGGGCGTGCTGGTACGCGACCACGGCGCCCTGTACCTGGCCGACGGTCAGGTCGTGCACGCCGAGAGCCCCGCGGCTCCCGGACTCGACGTCCTGCTGACCGCGAGCGGCCGGTTGCCGCACGACAGCTGGGCCGACGCGGTCGCACAAGCGGGCTCGCGCCGCGAGGTCGCACGCTTCCTCGTCGACAGCGGCCAGGTGGGCGGCGGCGAGCTGGAGATCTGCCATCTCGGTGCGCTGTTCGACGCCGCTTTCTTCGCACTCTCGCCCGCCAGCGGTCCGACCCGCTTCCGCTACGGGGTCGCCCACTGGATCGGCCGGGTGCGACCGGTACCCACCCAGGTCGTCGAACGCGAGGCCCAGCGGCGCAGCCTGCTGCTGGACTCGGTATGGCCCCATCCGACGGTCGACACGGCTCCGGTGAAGCGCCGCCCGGAGCCCGCGGGGCGGGCGCTCGGGCCCCGGCGGCAGGGGCTGCTGCATCTCGCCGACGGCGTACGCACCCCGGCCGCCATCGCCCGGACGCTGGGGCGTCCGGCCTTCAACACCCTGGTCGAGGTGCGGAGGCTGGCCGCGGAGGGGCTCATCGAGACGCCCGCCGAGCCGGCCGCGCCCTCAGGGCCCGACACCGATCGTGAGAACGCCGGGACCGGCGAACCCCCGTCCGTCCTGGACTCCGCCATGCTCCGCCGGCTCCGCGACGCACTGGAGGCAACCCTGTGACCCACCGCTCCATCCACCAGGTCCTGTGCCCGCCTTCATGTTCATGAGGCGCGCACTGCGGCAGCGCGCCGAGAGGAGACAGCTCATGACGGCCGAGGCCGATGTGCTCGCCGAACTGAAACGACTGCGCATACGACTGCCCCAGCTGACCGGAGCGCTCGCCGCCAGCACGGACGGTCTCGTGCTGGCGGCGGACACCGGGGAGGCGGAGGGCGTGGCGGCGCTGACCGCCGCCGCCCTCGGCGTCGCGGTGCGGCTGACCGAGGCCACCGGACAGGGGGGCTTCCTCGAGCTGCTGGTCCGGGGCGACCAGGGTTACGTCGCGTCCTACGCGGCGGGGACCTCGGCCGTCCTCACCCTCCTGGCCGAGCCACGCATCAACGTGGGACGGCTCCATCTCGAGGCACGCCGCTCCGGCACCCGCATCGGCGAGCTGGTCGACGGCGCCCTCGAACGACCGGAGAACACCTGACCCATGACCGACACACCATCACGGACACCCAGACGGAAAGGAAGTGCGCATCTCATGGCCAACACCGAACGCGCCCTCAAGGAAGCCACCACTGTCATCGAGGGCGCCATCGGCGCCGCACTCGTCGACTACACCAGCGGAATGGCCCTCGGCACTGTCGGAGGCGGAAAGGACCTGGACCTGACGGTCGCCGCGGCGGGCAACACCGATGTGGTGCGCGCCAAGGTGCGCACCATGGAGCAGCTCGGGCTCAAGGACGGCATCGAGGACATCCTCATCACCCTCGGCGGGCAGTACCACCTGATCCGGCTGCTCAAGGGCCGGGGAGCCAACGGCCTGTTCCTCTACCTGGCGCTCGACAAGGAGCGGGCGAACCTCGCCATGGCCCGGCATCAGCTGAAGAAGATCGAGGCCGAGCTGGAGATCTGACCGCCCGCGGCCGGACAGCCGGAGGGGCTCCGTCGGAGCCCCTCCGGCTACTCCACGAACAGGCCCCGCGCCGCGGCCCTCGCGTCGAACTCCTCCAGTCGCGCCTGCGCGTCCGGCAGGTCGTCGCACATCGCCTCGAGCAGCACCCGCCCCAGCAGCATCGGCGCGCACGCCGTGTCGAAGGCCAGGCCCGTGCCGACCGCCGCCGGGATCAGCAGGTCGCTGTGGCCGGCCACCGGCGCGAACGCCGAGTCCGCGACCGTCACCACCGTCAGCCCCGCCGACCGCGCGTACGCCAGCGCCTCCACGACCTCCTTGGGGTGCCGCGGCAGGGCAAAGCACAGCAGCGCGCTCGCGCCCGCCCGGCGGGCCGCGTCGATGCGGTCGGCGAGCATCGTGCCGCCCTCGTCGAGCAGCCGTACGTCCGGGTGGACCTTTGCCGCGAAGTACGCGAAGCCGCGGGCCTGCGAGGACGCGGCGCGCAGACCGAGCACCGGCAGCGGGCGGGAGGCGGCCAGAAGCCGGCCCGCGCGCTCGACCGCGGCGGGGTCGGCGAGCAGTTCGGACAGGTGGCGCAGGTTCTCGATCTCGGCCTGCACCGCCTGCTGGTACTCGTTGTACGCGTCCTTCCCGGCCTCGCTCTCCGCCGGCGCGACCTCCCGAAGATGGCGGCGCAGCGCGGGATAGCCGTCGAAGCCGAGCGCGACGGCGAAGCGGGTGACGGAGGGCTGGCTGACCCCGGCCAGTTCGGCGAGCTCCACGCTGGACAGGAACGGCGCGTCGGCGGCCCTGCGCACCATGCTGTGCGCGATGCGCCGCTGGGTGGGCGTGAGCCGGTGACTCTCGAAGAGCTGTTGCAGCCGTGCGGCAGGGCTGTCGCTCATGCCATCCCCCTCATCAGGTCCGTGAACCGGTCGAGCAGCGCCGCCGCCCCCGTCACATCATCGGTCAGCGGCCGGTCAGCAAGCTTCTCGGACGGCATCACGCGCAAACCCCTCCTTTCGGACGGTTTGTCTTGCCTTCCGAGCATCTGTAACCAGTGTTTACCCCGGGGCATTGACAACTTATTCAGTCACCGAGAACTCTGCATGACGATATGCAGGCCGGGCAAGGGACGACCGATGATCAAATTCGACGCAGTGAACAAGCGAGAAGGACCCGGAGGACGTGGCGAACGACCGGGCGAAGCAGCACGGCATCGTCAGGACCGCCAACAAGGGAAGCTGACGGGTGGCCGGGGGGTGCACCCAGGGGGGAGAACAGTGGGGCTAGCCCCACTGACGCGCTGCCCCCGCGCCCGTAGCGTGAACGGTTATGGAAGCCCGCGACCCTGAGCTCGAGAAAGAGCTCGCCGCCACCCTGCATGCCCGCCGTGAGCTGGGCGAAGACTACGACTCAGCGCTCGTCGAGTCCTTCCTGGAGAAGGTCGAACAGCGCCTGGACGGCTCGGTGGACCGCCGCGTGCGGCGCCAACTCGCCGAACAGCAGATGGTGGTCGCCCGCGGCGCCCGCTCGCCGCAGTCCGGGGAGGCGAACTTCGGGGAGCGCTTCGGCTTCGGCATCATCTCGATGATCCTTGCCATCCCGCTGTCGGCGATCGCCGTGGTGAACGCCGACCTCGAGGGCCTGATCGTGGCCTGGATCGGCATCGTCGGCGTGAACGCGGTCCACGCGGCGAAGGGCTGGCCCTGGATGCGCCGCCACCGGTCGGAGAAGTCCGACTGGGAGGACTAGCCCTCTTGTTCAGCCCCTCCGGCGTTTGAGGAGCGGGGTCCGGGGCGGAGCCCCGGCAAAAGGCTGTGCGCGGGAACCGCCGCACCCCCGGCGAACCGGGGGGCGGGACGACGGCGGTCCCCGCGTGGGACACGGTCCCGGGTCAGGGCCGGTCGCCGCGTCCAGGGCGTCTTGGGAGTTCCGGGAGCCGCTCCGGTTGTCCTAGACGCCGCTGTGGGTGCCGGCCGGGTTACCTGCCCGGTCCCCCTGCCGACATCCACCAATGTGCCGGACGCGTGTTAAGCGGGTGCTGCGCGTACGTGTCGCGCTCGTACCGTTTTCGAGAAAGGGCGTCTTCCCGCGGCTACTTGCCGCCCTTGGCGAGGAACGCCAGCAGGTCCTGACGGCTCACCACACCCGTCGGCTTGCCCTCAACCAGCACAATCGCCGCGTCCGCCTCGCCGAGCACCTTCATCAGGTCGGCGACCGGCTCGCCCGAGCCGACCTGCGGCAGCGGCGAGGACATGTGCTTCTCCAGCGGGTCCGTCAGCGCGGCGCGCTGCGTGAACAGCGCGTCCAGCAGCTCCCGTTCGACGACCGAGCCGATGACCTCCGCGGCCATCACGTCCGGGTGTCCCGCGCCGGGCTTCACGATCGGCATCTGCGAGACGCCGTACTCGCGCAGCACCTCGATCGCCTCGCCGACCGTCTCCTCCGGGTGCATGTGCACCAGGCTCGGGATCTTGCCGCCCTCTTTGTCGCGCAGGACATCACTGACGCTCGCGGACACGCCCTCGCCCTCGAGGAAGCCGTAGTCCGCCATCCACTCGTCGTTGAAGATCTTGCTGAGGTAGCCGCGGCCGCTGTCCGGCAGCAGGACGACGACGATGTCGTCGGGGCCGAGCCCCTCGGCCACCTTCAGCGCGGCGACCACGGCCATGCCGCAGGAGCCGCCGACGAGCAGCCCCTCCTCCTTG
The Streptomyces lunaelactis genome window above contains:
- a CDS encoding roadblock/LC7 domain-containing protein, with amino-acid sequence MRRALRQRAERRQLMTAEADVLAELKRLRIRLPQLTGALAASTDGLVLAADTGEAEGVAALTAAALGVAVRLTEATGQGGFLELLVRGDQGYVASYAAGTSAVLTLLAEPRINVGRLHLEARRSGTRIGELVDGALERPENT
- a CDS encoding MurR/RpiR family transcriptional regulator; its protein translation is MSDSPAARLQQLFESHRLTPTQRRIAHSMVRRAADAPFLSSVELAELAGVSQPSVTRFAVALGFDGYPALRRHLREVAPAESEAGKDAYNEYQQAVQAEIENLRHLSELLADPAAVERAGRLLAASRPLPVLGLRAASSQARGFAYFAAKVHPDVRLLDEGGTMLADRIDAARRAGASALLCFALPRHPKEVVEALAYARSAGLTVVTVADSAFAPVAGHSDLLIPAAVGTGLAFDTACAPMLLGRVLLEAMCDDLPDAQARLEEFDARAAARGLFVE